A genomic segment from Saprospiraceae bacterium encodes:
- a CDS encoding gamma-glutamylcyclotransferase family protein codes for MNDLLFVYGTLMQPFNSEMTKLLKTHSTLVSIGYVTGRLYDLGSYPGLVYDPNEKNRVKGEIRRLHSPDQLFPFLDNYEMIDPSVPENNEYIRTIIPVQGRQQHECWTYVYQFPIATFPLIASGDYLSYFPQNPNHQHFIDNSSQ; via the coding sequence GTGAATGATTTACTGTTTGTTTATGGCACCTTGATGCAGCCTTTTAACTCCGAAATGACCAAGCTGCTCAAAACACATAGTACGCTAGTCAGCATAGGCTATGTGACTGGACGTTTGTACGATCTTGGATCCTATCCGGGACTAGTTTATGATCCCAACGAAAAAAACAGGGTAAAAGGAGAAATACGCAGGCTCCATTCCCCTGACCAGTTATTTCCTTTTTTGGATAATTATGAAATGATTGACCCCAGTGTCCCGGAAAACAATGAATATATCAGGACGATCATCCCTGTCCAAGGACGCCAACAGCACGAATGCTGGACCTATGTCTACCAGTTCCCCATCGCCACCTTCCCTTTAATAGCTTCAGGTGATTACTTAAGCTACTTCCCTCAAAACCCTAATCATCAACACTTTATAGACAATTCTTCACAGTAA
- the speB gene encoding agmatinase — protein MNTEADFFKQLENLTAGSLAVVGIPFDAYSSYLRGCAAAPALIVEAYHSPSSNYYTELGYDLENDPAIAFVGDLPISTYFDIEKGIKAIIDAGGRTIALGGDHSIAYPIIKAQAQRYPNLTILQLDAHGDLYQEFEGNPYSHACPFARIMEDGLAKRLVQVGNRTLSKHQRIQALRFGVEIIEMKDWHRGLPITLEGPVYVSLDLDVLDPAFAPGLSHYEPGGMSPRDVMHIIHQIKAPIVGADIVEYNPSRDVNGMTAMVAARFLKELIGKILS, from the coding sequence ATGAACACGGAGGCGGACTTCTTTAAGCAGTTGGAGAATTTGACGGCCGGTTCCCTGGCTGTGGTGGGCATTCCATTTGATGCGTACTCATCCTACTTGCGAGGGTGTGCCGCAGCGCCAGCGCTGATTGTTGAGGCCTACCACTCCCCTTCTAGTAATTACTATACAGAACTGGGTTATGATTTGGAAAATGATCCGGCTATTGCTTTTGTGGGTGATCTACCTATTTCGACTTATTTCGATATAGAAAAGGGGATCAAAGCGATTATAGATGCGGGGGGAAGAACCATTGCTTTGGGTGGTGACCATTCTATTGCCTACCCCATTATCAAAGCACAAGCACAGCGATACCCCAACTTAACGATCCTTCAACTCGATGCTCATGGTGATTTGTACCAGGAATTTGAGGGTAATCCTTATTCTCATGCCTGCCCTTTTGCCCGCATTATGGAAGACGGTTTGGCTAAAAGATTAGTGCAGGTGGGCAACCGAACCCTATCAAAACATCAGCGGATACAGGCACTTCGTTTTGGCGTGGAAATTATTGAGATGAAAGACTGGCACCGAGGCTTGCCTATTACCTTGGAAGGGCCGGTCTATGTTAGCCTGGATTTGGATGTATTGGACCCTGCTTTTGCCCCGGGTTTATCGCATTATGAGCCAGGTGGAATGTCACCAAGAGATGTAATGCATATTATCCATCAAATAAAAGCCCCTATTGTTGGGGCCGATATCGTGGAGTACAACCCAAGCCGGGATGTAAATGGCATGACCGCCATGGTCGCTGCTCGGTTTTTGAAAGAATTAATTGGAAAAATCCTGTCCTAG
- a CDS encoding dynamin family protein, whose product MNQLINQQLQPQRAQLDEIAKDLHELTIQIGHNDLTDTLSELRNRLHEPFMFVIVGEVKAGKSSFINALLATGREITKVAPQPMTDTIQQILYGEQEEIVTINPYLKQIFLPVEILREIAIVDTPGTNTIVEHHQEITERFIPSSDLIVFVFEAKNPYRQSAWAFFDFINAEWRRKIVFILQQKDLMREEDLKVNIQGVIDQAAKKGIKSPLVFAVSALQEEEGHPESGFEPVRQFIRQNITGGKAPVLKLLNSIDTLQNINQRINEGLVVRQKQWDSDTAFRQDIMETLENQEGKSHKQVNVLVENLIAAYDRTTNQKELELKNGLSFFGLLKRSITSIFNRKQSVKDWLEEMAKSLESGLNKELTSKLNESVIDLSDNVQQMAKIIDLKIRNSTTILKNDHELFSDIAEKRSSILRDLQETFQDFISKTENFTDESLFPDKQTISPNLATGSGVAAIGVILMTVTNGIVFDITGGILTTIGLLFAGVSTSVQKRKILDGFRKEVNKGRDRIEEDVTEKLRTYISRLKDKIDQNFHRFDELLKNEEQTIIRLKDQWASIHQRLNMVHEKLKNEHGGGLL is encoded by the coding sequence GTGAACCAACTCATTAATCAGCAATTACAACCCCAGCGGGCTCAATTGGACGAAATAGCCAAGGACCTGCACGAATTAACGATCCAGATTGGGCATAACGACCTAACCGATACCTTGAGTGAACTTCGCAATCGCCTGCATGAGCCCTTCATGTTTGTCATTGTGGGGGAAGTCAAAGCCGGAAAATCTAGTTTTATTAATGCCCTTTTGGCTACAGGGCGAGAAATCACCAAGGTAGCGCCACAACCTATGACGGACACCATCCAGCAGATCCTTTATGGCGAGCAGGAGGAAATTGTCACCATCAACCCTTATCTAAAACAGATTTTCCTTCCCGTTGAGATATTGCGAGAAATCGCCATCGTGGATACCCCTGGCACCAATACCATTGTCGAACATCACCAGGAAATCACAGAACGTTTTATTCCTTCCTCTGATCTGATCGTGTTTGTGTTTGAAGCCAAAAACCCATACCGACAATCGGCCTGGGCCTTTTTTGACTTTATCAATGCAGAGTGGCGGCGTAAAATTGTTTTCATTTTACAGCAAAAAGACCTGATGCGCGAGGAAGACCTCAAGGTCAATATTCAAGGCGTAATCGACCAAGCGGCAAAAAAAGGCATTAAATCACCTTTGGTCTTTGCGGTTTCTGCCCTACAGGAGGAAGAAGGCCACCCCGAAAGTGGCTTTGAGCCTGTACGCCAGTTTATCCGACAAAACATCACCGGCGGTAAAGCACCTGTTTTGAAACTCCTAAACAGTATTGATACCTTACAAAATATCAATCAGCGCATCAACGAAGGGTTAGTGGTCAGGCAAAAGCAATGGGATTCGGATACCGCTTTTCGCCAGGATATTATGGAAACCCTGGAAAACCAGGAAGGAAAATCACATAAGCAGGTTAATGTTCTGGTAGAAAACCTGATTGCTGCTTATGACCGAACCACTAACCAAAAAGAACTGGAGCTCAAAAATGGCCTTTCTTTCTTTGGACTGCTTAAACGAAGTATCACCTCCATCTTCAATCGTAAACAATCGGTCAAAGACTGGTTGGAGGAAATGGCTAAAAGCTTAGAAAGTGGACTCAATAAAGAGTTGACGAGCAAATTGAATGAGAGTGTGATCGATCTTTCTGATAATGTACAGCAAATGGCCAAAATCATTGACCTTAAAATCCGAAACAGCACAACGATTTTAAAAAATGACCACGAGCTATTTAGCGATATCGCCGAAAAGAGAAGTTCTATTTTAAGGGACTTGCAGGAAACTTTTCAAGACTTCATCAGCAAGACAGAAAACTTTACGGATGAAAGCCTCTTTCCTGATAAACAAACCATTTCGCCCAATTTAGCTACAGGAAGTGGAGTGGCAGCCATTGGCGTTATTTTGATGACGGTTACCAATGGGATTGTCTTTGATATTACCGGCGGTATTCTAACGACTATTGGGTTGCTGTTTGCAGGGGTTTCCACTAGTGTTCAAAAAAGAAAAATCCTCGATGGTTTCCGTAAGGAAGTCAATAAGGGGCGCGATCGGATTGAAGAGGATGTAACGGAAAAATTGCGCACTTACATCAGTCGGTTGAAAGATAAAATTGACCAAAATTTCCACCGCTTTGATGAATTGCTGAAAAATGAAGAACAAACCATTATAAGATTAAAAGATCAATGGGCCTCTATTCATCAAAGGCTCAATATGGTTCACGAAAAGTTGAAAAATGAACACGGAGGCGGACTTCTTTAA
- a CDS encoding WbqC family protein produces the protein MDPTAQAVIEAHYLPSIQYFSKLAHYPMVWIEQHEHYEKRSYRNRCHIAGSNGLIRLSIPLLKGKNQQQNIQDTQIAFHEPWMNQHWSSIQSAYGNAPFFEYYAEALGSLYQQPIHSLFQWNLKLLELLLRFIPLETTIRLTETYQKVLPEQIADLRNTIQPKSTHQKVDHHFHPVAYPQVFSEKHGFSPNLSILDLLFCTGPQAILYLEQSWVASPKTDGI, from the coding sequence ATGGATCCTACAGCACAAGCAGTAATAGAGGCGCATTACCTCCCCAGCATACAATATTTCAGTAAGTTGGCCCACTACCCTATGGTTTGGATAGAACAACATGAGCATTACGAAAAAAGGAGCTATCGCAATCGCTGCCATATTGCAGGATCCAATGGCCTCATTCGACTTTCTATCCCTCTCCTGAAGGGAAAAAACCAACAACAAAATATCCAGGATACTCAAATTGCCTTCCACGAGCCTTGGATGAATCAGCATTGGAGTAGTATCCAATCGGCCTATGGCAATGCTCCTTTTTTCGAATATTATGCCGAAGCCCTAGGCAGCTTATACCAACAGCCCATTCATAGCCTCTTTCAATGGAACCTCAAGCTGCTTGAATTGTTGCTCCGCTTTATTCCATTGGAAACGACCATTCGACTAACCGAAACCTATCAGAAAGTGCTCCCCGAGCAGATCGCAGATTTGCGCAATACCATTCAGCCCAAATCTACCCATCAAAAGGTCGATCATCATTTCCACCCTGTTGCTTATCCCCAGGTTTTTAGTGAAAAACACGGATTCTCCCCCAATTTAAGTATCTTGGACCTGCTTTTTTGCACAGGGCCACAGGCCATTTTGTATTTAGAGCAATCTTGGGTGGCTAGCCCAAAGACGGACGGCATTTAG
- a CDS encoding glycosyltransferase family 39 protein has protein sequence MTLLHKIPFPVFLGFLWIMAIIVVNPIGEFPLNDDWAYAKSVFDLVETGEMVMVNWPAMTLVAQIYWGALFCKVAGVSFTILRFSTLISSFIGGLAFYYLARELSRNQRPAAFATLVLFFNPLYFSLSFTFMTDVHFLAAFLLAFLFFSKNIRRPHLVYLALATLFSIVATLIRQPGLLVPFVFMLIGFLTEGKHFKRILLNTIPFLLTLSAFVAYSLWLKLGTSTPNNVQSVKDLLLGIFSNSLGFHFYRSVSVLLYVGFFMLSFLVAFLPAKSKGMSRSMIKQVLLWMGCILVLYLGSVFFPIGNIFYNLGLGPKLLKDAYYGQNISPQLPAWAWMGIKYIGVIATSILLFAIPKKMISLKKAVFGSPLHHLRLVKLALSVTFLAFGSFLVISTYFFDRYTLPLIACAILMVLPYQRKWSKGSYGAGVLLLLFFATFSLSATQHYLAWNRTRWEAVDYLMKEKQVSPEHIDAGFEVNAWYQAGPIHKEDKYGKSWWFVTEDDYVLSFGLLPGFRQEKVMPVKAYWPFHQDSIFILWHMVDGLTLYSDYPISCGAEALSEDGNFYLSSLPQVKFEGHQTQSTEKVHSGQYSMGLTDGKEFGLSTLLKGIQPGDQIRLRVWRWDDSGSAGLVLSAESGGDFYHFETTNVVQQGQNGWQQLELNATIPTDANFDKVGITVWNPGKRNVWFDDLEIWRQAIKE, from the coding sequence ATGACCTTATTGCATAAAATACCTTTTCCAGTTTTTTTAGGGTTTCTTTGGATCATGGCCATCATAGTGGTCAACCCCATTGGGGAATTCCCGCTCAATGATGACTGGGCCTACGCTAAAAGCGTGTTTGACTTGGTGGAAACAGGCGAAATGGTCATGGTTAACTGGCCTGCGATGACTTTAGTGGCCCAAATTTATTGGGGCGCTTTATTTTGCAAGGTAGCGGGTGTTTCCTTTACCATCCTTCGTTTTTCTACCCTCATTAGTAGCTTTATTGGTGGGCTAGCCTTTTATTACCTGGCTAGAGAACTTTCCCGAAACCAAAGACCAGCGGCCTTCGCCACCCTTGTTTTATTTTTTAATCCGCTCTACTTCTCGCTCTCTTTTACTTTTATGACGGATGTCCATTTTTTGGCTGCCTTCTTGTTGGCTTTTCTGTTTTTTTCAAAAAATATACGCCGCCCTCATTTGGTATATCTGGCTCTAGCCACCCTGTTTTCTATCGTGGCCACGCTTATCCGGCAGCCAGGCCTCTTGGTTCCTTTTGTCTTTATGCTGATTGGCTTTCTAACAGAGGGCAAGCATTTTAAAAGAATCCTTTTAAACACCATTCCTTTTCTACTTACGCTTTCTGCTTTTGTTGCTTATTCGCTATGGTTGAAACTAGGAACGAGCACACCAAATAATGTCCAAAGTGTAAAAGATTTACTGCTGGGTATTTTTTCCAATAGCCTGGGTTTTCATTTTTATCGAAGTGTTTCCGTCTTATTATATGTCGGATTTTTTATGCTTTCTTTTTTAGTCGCTTTCCTTCCAGCTAAGTCGAAAGGGATGTCCCGGTCAATGATCAAACAGGTATTGCTTTGGATGGGGTGTATCTTGGTACTTTATTTAGGAAGTGTGTTTTTTCCAATCGGAAATATCTTTTACAACCTTGGCCTTGGCCCCAAGTTGCTTAAAGATGCTTATTATGGACAAAACATTTCACCTCAATTGCCTGCCTGGGCCTGGATGGGTATAAAATACATAGGGGTCATTGCTACTAGCATCTTGCTTTTCGCCATTCCGAAAAAAATGATTTCCCTAAAAAAAGCAGTATTCGGCAGTCCTTTACACCACCTTCGACTAGTCAAACTGGCCTTGTCTGTCACCTTCCTGGCATTCGGTAGCTTTCTGGTGATCAGCACTTATTTTTTCGATCGTTATACCCTTCCTTTGATTGCTTGTGCTATTTTAATGGTTTTGCCCTACCAAAGAAAGTGGTCTAAGGGCTCCTATGGCGCGGGAGTCCTACTGTTGCTGTTTTTTGCCACCTTTAGCCTAAGTGCGACACAGCATTATCTGGCCTGGAACAGAACCAGGTGGGAGGCCGTCGATTACCTGATGAAGGAAAAGCAGGTTTCACCTGAGCACATTGATGCAGGTTTTGAAGTCAATGCCTGGTACCAAGCTGGTCCCATTCACAAGGAGGATAAGTATGGCAAAAGCTGGTGGTTTGTAACGGAAGATGACTATGTCCTTTCTTTTGGGCTGCTACCCGGTTTTCGGCAGGAAAAAGTGATGCCCGTCAAGGCTTATTGGCCTTTCCACCAAGACAGCATTTTCATCTTATGGCATATGGTGGATGGATTAACCTTGTACAGTGATTATCCCATTTCGTGTGGAGCGGAAGCGCTATCAGAGGATGGCAATTTTTATTTATCCTCGCTCCCCCAGGTAAAATTTGAAGGGCACCAAACGCAGTCCACTGAAAAAGTTCATTCAGGTCAATATTCCATGGGCCTTACCGATGGAAAAGAGTTTGGGTTATCCACCCTCTTAAAGGGAATTCAGCCTGGTGACCAGATCAGGCTCCGCGTTTGGCGTTGGGACGACAGTGGTAGTGCCGGGTTGGTGCTTTCCGCTGAATCGGGAGGTGATTTTTATCATTTTGAGACGACTAATGTCGTTCAGCAGGGGCAAAATGGCTGGCAACAATTGGAGCTAAATGCGACCATTCCCACTGATGCTAATTTTGATAAAGTGGGTATCACGGTATGGAATCCGGGTAAAAGAAATGTTTGGTTTGATGACCTGGAGATTTGGAGACAAGCAATTAAGGAATGA
- a CDS encoding glycosyltransferase encodes MNTYLQQRTLFAPLIQAKPSLNLGMVVVIPAYDEPYLLFSLMALSRCALPLCDVEVIVVINDSEKDSPDTKASNQEIYLQALDWMAKHSKPRLRFHLLYYPDLPAKSAGVGLARKIGMDEACWRLMKIGNPQGIIACFDADSRCEANYLQQLVAHFDKHPQSLACSIYFEHPIHGIDFPDEVYEAIIPYELHLRYYIHAQRMTGFPFAFHTVGSSMAVRCLAYQQQGGMNKRKAGEDFYFIHKFTPLGNFSECLSTKIIPSPRPSHRVPFGTGKAVQEILQQKGVYYSYNLQSFFDLKSLFEGTEAIFDCSEDELVQLVASLPESLRQFLPAQDFFAKCLEIKRNTASRKAFRLRFYKWFNAFMVMKFVHFARDHFYPNQPIGEVAASLLQATQGGTFDSQDLSSLLKQYRKLDQQSTYGQ; translated from the coding sequence GTGAACACTTATCTTCAACAACGAACCTTATTTGCACCCCTAATCCAGGCGAAGCCTTCCCTGAATCTTGGCATGGTTGTGGTCATTCCAGCTTATGATGAACCCTATTTGTTATTTAGTTTGATGGCCTTGTCTCGCTGTGCGTTGCCCCTGTGCGATGTGGAGGTCATAGTGGTGATTAACGACAGCGAAAAAGACAGCCCTGACACCAAAGCCAGCAACCAGGAAATTTATCTACAAGCCTTAGATTGGATGGCCAAGCACAGCAAGCCAAGGTTAAGGTTTCATTTGCTTTATTACCCGGATTTGCCGGCAAAGAGTGCCGGCGTCGGATTGGCCCGAAAAATTGGTATGGACGAAGCTTGCTGGCGATTGATGAAGATAGGCAATCCCCAGGGCATTATTGCCTGTTTTGATGCTGACAGCCGTTGCGAAGCCAATTATTTACAGCAATTGGTTGCACATTTTGATAAACATCCCCAAAGCCTGGCCTGTAGCATTTATTTTGAACACCCGATCCATGGCATTGATTTTCCTGATGAAGTGTATGAGGCTATTATTCCTTATGAACTTCATTTGCGGTACTACATTCATGCCCAAAGAATGACTGGATTTCCGTTTGCCTTTCACACTGTCGGCTCTAGCATGGCGGTAAGGTGTCTGGCATATCAGCAACAAGGAGGGATGAACAAGCGGAAAGCTGGAGAAGACTTTTATTTTATCCACAAGTTCACCCCACTCGGAAACTTCAGTGAATGCTTAAGTACCAAGATCATTCCCTCTCCACGACCGTCCCATCGCGTTCCATTTGGGACAGGCAAGGCCGTTCAGGAAATTTTGCAGCAAAAGGGAGTCTATTACAGTTACAATTTGCAGTCTTTTTTTGACCTAAAGTCTTTATTTGAAGGCACAGAGGCGATCTTTGATTGTTCCGAGGATGAATTAGTTCAATTGGTAGCATCTTTGCCGGAGAGCCTCAGACAGTTCCTGCCAGCGCAAGACTTCTTTGCTAAGTGCCTGGAAATCAAGAGGAATACTGCTTCTCGCAAGGCGTTTAGGCTGCGGTTTTATAAGTGGTTTAATGCATTTATGGTTATGAAATTTGTCCATTTTGCCCGTGATCATTTTTATCCGAATCAACCCATTGGTGAGGTGGCTGCAAGCTTGCTCCAAGCTACCCAGGGAGGCACCTTTGACAGCCAAGATTTGAGCAGTTTATTGAAACAATACCGTAAGCTGGATCAGCAGTCAACCTATGGGCAATAG
- a CDS encoding sugar transferase produces the protein MKNIACIGHKIFCIKENGLVLNAGFSFFKASDVFLEYLSGGQPLPDVILFDLTHDTAHEFRQLRYNMLKKEELARIPFIVVSQYPSLQLLYLSKKFRVKDYFIHPAMLAGLQSRLQQILQSPPLTASPFIPSKEKNSAERKIKDKIPLWKRLFDILSASFLLLLGSPVLILVAILIKLESKGPVFYVSKRAGQGYKVFDFYKFRSMRMDADHKLIDLRDQNQYFSAAAVVENMQEENVLDEASLLMMDQGFVNEQKIMAERKINNSQTFFKIKNDPRITRIGRFIRATSIDEMPQLLNVLKGDMSLVGNRPLPLYEAERLTSDEWVLRFSAPAGITGLWQVSKCKEGEEMEEDRKQLDITYAKHYNFWLDCKILLLTLPAAFQRADS, from the coding sequence ATGAAGAATATAGCCTGTATTGGCCATAAGATTTTTTGTATTAAAGAAAATGGGCTAGTGCTTAATGCTGGCTTTTCTTTTTTTAAGGCAAGCGATGTGTTTCTTGAATATTTATCAGGCGGCCAACCATTACCTGATGTAATCCTGTTTGATCTTACCCATGATACTGCTCATGAATTCAGGCAATTGCGCTATAATATGCTTAAGAAGGAAGAACTGGCCCGCATTCCATTTATAGTGGTGTCCCAATATCCTTCCCTTCAGTTGCTCTATTTATCCAAAAAATTCCGGGTAAAGGACTACTTTATTCACCCAGCCATGTTGGCAGGGCTTCAGAGCCGACTCCAGCAAATTTTGCAGTCACCGCCACTGACTGCCTCCCCTTTTATCCCGAGCAAAGAAAAAAACAGCGCGGAAAGAAAGATCAAAGACAAAATTCCTTTATGGAAAAGACTGTTTGATATCTTAAGTGCCAGTTTTTTGCTACTCCTGGGGTCTCCCGTCTTAATCCTGGTAGCTATATTGATAAAGCTGGAATCAAAAGGCCCCGTTTTTTATGTTTCTAAAAGAGCGGGGCAAGGGTACAAAGTGTTCGATTTCTACAAATTCCGATCCATGCGAATGGATGCAGACCATAAATTGATTGATTTAAGAGACCAAAACCAATATTTTTCTGCCGCAGCAGTTGTTGAAAACATGCAGGAGGAAAATGTATTGGATGAAGCCAGTTTACTGATGATGGACCAGGGATTTGTCAATGAGCAAAAAATAATGGCGGAGCGAAAAATAAACAATAGCCAAACCTTTTTTAAAATCAAAAATGACCCTCGCATTACGCGTATTGGCCGTTTCATTCGCGCCACTAGCATCGACGAAATGCCCCAATTGTTGAATGTTTTGAAGGGCGATATGTCCTTGGTCGGCAATAGGCCGCTCCCGCTCTATGAAGCTGAACGCTTGACTTCAGACGAGTGGGTACTTCGTTTTTCTGCCCCGGCAGGCATCACCGGCTTATGGCAGGTCAGCAAATGCAAAGAGGGTGAAGAAATGGAAGAAGACAGAAAACAATTGGATATTACTTATGCCAAACACTATAACTTCTGGCTGGATTGCAAAATATTACTTTTAACCCTTCCTGCGGCTTTTCAAAGAGCCGATTCTTAG
- a CDS encoding response regulator transcription factor, whose translation MSENHKPTRMQQKLLFVDDSEMMRAFLSNYFGQYYDVHTEETAEKAWNWLDMGNFPSLILLDLKMPGMSGYELLNHLKFSVLFHDIPIIILSSIDNSKERIKCLESGAADYIIKPFNPQELAIRIKYHLGFSKV comes from the coding sequence ATGTCAGAGAACCACAAACCGACACGGATGCAGCAGAAATTATTATTTGTAGATGATAGTGAAATGATGAGGGCCTTCCTCTCCAATTACTTTGGACAGTATTATGATGTGCATACCGAAGAGACTGCTGAAAAGGCCTGGAACTGGCTGGACATGGGCAATTTCCCCTCTTTGATCTTATTAGACCTCAAAATGCCTGGAATGTCAGGCTATGAGTTGTTAAACCATTTGAAATTTTCGGTTTTATTTCATGATATTCCGATTATCATCCTCTCTAGCATTGACAATAGCAAGGAGCGAATAAAATGCCTGGAATCTGGCGCTGCTGATTACATCATCAAACCCTTCAATCCCCAAGAATTAGCCATCAGAATTAAGTACCATTTGGGCTTTAGTAAAGTTTGA
- a CDS encoding acyltransferase, with amino-acid sequence MRKLQNIPKRLSRITSSGRFIPEVDGFRFVAILPVVIQHISERLYRYSTIKWSQPVSTDPVAFVASRGTVGVFIFFAISGFILSLPFARHYLHDSPKVSLKSYFWRRITRLEPPYFIWMILFFGVLLLQGSFGFMELLPHLGASLLYAHNIIYQDYAVVNPVAWSLEIEIQFYLLAPILAFLFFSIKPKLIRRMVILGTLYLLILVQHQLGWYDTILKLTILCQLQHFLVGFFLVDLYLIEGQSKPRTTHWYFDGLALFALGVLAYSWSEEFGKNIVFSTALLLLFLTGYHARIGLVFLRNPWITAIGGMCYTIYLIHLPLIEGLIRITKYFEFTNIFGVNLLLQIIIMTPLILLISTIGFLLIEKPCMDKHWPKKMTAWWTNIRRNSLILKKVEP; translated from the coding sequence ATGAGAAAACTACAGAACATCCCTAAAAGGCTATCCAGAATTACCAGCTCAGGTCGTTTTATACCCGAGGTGGATGGCTTTCGTTTTGTAGCTATCTTACCCGTCGTGATTCAACATATCAGCGAAAGATTATACCGGTATTCTACCATCAAATGGTCACAACCCGTGTCAACTGATCCTGTCGCTTTTGTCGCCAGTCGAGGAACGGTCGGCGTGTTTATCTTTTTTGCCATCAGTGGCTTTATACTGTCTCTCCCTTTTGCTCGTCACTATTTGCATGATTCACCAAAAGTGTCTTTGAAAAGCTACTTTTGGCGCCGGATCACCCGCTTGGAACCCCCATATTTCATCTGGATGATCCTCTTTTTTGGCGTACTGTTACTGCAAGGAAGTTTTGGCTTTATGGAATTGCTCCCACATTTGGGGGCTTCTCTCCTTTATGCCCACAACATCATATACCAAGATTATGCGGTAGTCAATCCCGTGGCATGGTCCCTGGAAATTGAGATTCAATTTTATTTGCTGGCACCCATTTTAGCTTTTTTGTTTTTTTCGATCAAACCAAAGTTGATTCGTCGAATGGTCATCTTGGGGACCCTTTATCTACTCATTTTGGTACAGCATCAACTCGGTTGGTACGACACTATCTTAAAGCTTACGATACTGTGTCAGTTACAACATTTTCTAGTAGGCTTCTTTTTAGTGGATTTATACTTGATCGAAGGACAATCAAAACCGAGGACGACCCATTGGTATTTTGATGGTCTGGCCTTGTTCGCTTTGGGTGTATTAGCCTATAGTTGGTCAGAAGAATTCGGGAAAAACATTGTCTTCAGCACGGCTTTGCTGTTGCTCTTTTTGACAGGATATCACGCTAGGATAGGACTTGTTTTTTTGCGCAACCCCTGGATAACGGCTATTGGGGGCATGTGCTACACCATTTATTTGATACACCTCCCACTAATAGAAGGACTGATTCGCATCACCAAATATTTCGAATTTACGAACATATTTGGGGTCAATCTGCTCCTTCAGATCATCATCATGACCCCTCTCATTTTGCTCATTTCCACCATTGGTTTTTTATTAATTGAAAAACCATGTATGGATAAGCATTGGCCAAAAAAAATGACAGCCTGGTGGACCAATATCAGGCGGAATTCACTAATACTCAAAAAAGTAGAACCATGA
- a CDS encoding TolC family protein: MSLLHKPLNRSLVTWLLLLSLPLVGIAQEVALETTEGDENEMAEPKTAIFAFDNDVFAVRPLEDLISDALMNAPLLKVQALNVDNVSHKIRIMDREWTNYISAIATGQVGNIRYFDNLESTGMTDFRTITRENTFYSVGLHVRVPLGDFVTKSDRRALLENQLEQEKLVQDDRQIRIRDLVIRQYHELQLKVKLIDIRSKDLDFYKVAAESAEKYFREGNMTLEEYTDAITLRSKAEASLEQTKMDARLAFQLLGEIVGKDIRVN, translated from the coding sequence ATGAGCCTATTACACAAACCTTTAAACCGTAGCCTCGTCACCTGGCTATTGTTGCTAAGCCTTCCGCTTGTCGGCATTGCCCAGGAGGTGGCGTTGGAAACAACGGAGGGTGATGAAAATGAAATGGCTGAACCCAAAACAGCCATCTTTGCTTTTGACAATGACGTATTTGCAGTACGACCCTTAGAAGATTTAATTAGCGATGCCTTAATGAATGCCCCGCTATTAAAAGTACAAGCCCTAAATGTGGATAACGTAAGCCACAAAATACGCATAATGGATAGAGAATGGACCAATTATATCTCTGCTATTGCCACTGGACAAGTGGGCAATATCCGATACTTTGACAATCTTGAATCCACCGGCATGACAGATTTTCGGACAATAACCAGGGAAAACACTTTTTACAGTGTTGGACTGCATGTTCGGGTGCCCTTAGGCGATTTTGTGACAAAATCGGATCGTAGAGCTTTGCTGGAAAATCAATTGGAACAAGAAAAACTAGTGCAAGATGATAGACAAATACGGATACGGGATTTAGTCATTCGCCAATACCACGAATTACAGCTTAAAGTGAAATTAATTGATATTCGATCCAAGGACCTTGATTTTTATAAAGTAGCTGCCGAATCAGCCGAAAAATACTTTAGAGAAGGAAATATGACCCTCGAGGAATATACGGATGCCATCACCCTAAGAAGTAAGGCGGAAGCGAGCTTGGAACAAACCAAAATGGATGCTCGCTTGGCTTTTCAACTATTAGGTGAAATTGTGGGAAAGGATATTAGGGTTAATTAG